In Streptomyces sp. NBC_01717, one DNA window encodes the following:
- a CDS encoding Stp1/IreP family PP2C-type Ser/Thr phosphatase, translating to MSLSLRFAAGSHKGMIREGNEDSGYAGPRLLAIADGMGGQAAGEVASSEVISTLVQLDDDVPGSDILTSLGTAVQRANDQLRMMVEEDPQLEGMGTTLTALLWTGQRLGLVHVGDSRAYLLRDGVLTQITQDHTWVQRLVDEGRITEEEATTHPQRSLLMRALGSGDHVEPDLSIREVRAGDRYLICSDGLSGVVSHQTMEETLASYQGPQETIQELIQLALRGGGPDNITCIVADVLDVDSNDTLAGRLNDTPVIVGAVAENQAAQLNDGGAMETPAGRAAGLGRPVPPPAGGFGPPGSGDGLGYGGMPNGSFDAYTDDDFIKPGGGRKWLKRSLYIVLALAVIGGGVYGGYRWTQNQFYVGARNEHVALFRGISQDLAWVSLSKVEKDHPEIELKYLPPYQRKQVEATIAEGNLTDAREKISELSTQASACKKDAQRRAAEAESKARTGEGEAGGTGSEVTKTSARSDATKTNPATATPTPGPSLSEEEQRLVPQCGKQ from the coding sequence TCCGGGAGGGCAACGAGGACTCCGGCTATGCCGGTCCACGCCTTCTCGCCATCGCGGACGGCATGGGCGGTCAGGCGGCCGGTGAGGTCGCCAGCTCCGAGGTGATCTCCACGCTCGTCCAGCTCGACGACGACGTGCCTGGTTCGGACATCCTCACCTCGCTCGGTACGGCGGTCCAGCGGGCCAACGACCAACTGCGCATGATGGTCGAGGAGGACCCCCAGCTGGAGGGCATGGGCACCACGCTCACCGCCCTGCTCTGGACCGGTCAGCGCCTGGGCCTGGTCCACGTCGGCGACTCCCGCGCGTACCTGCTGCGCGACGGCGTACTCACCCAGATCACCCAGGACCACACCTGGGTGCAGCGGCTGGTCGACGAGGGCCGGATCACCGAGGAAGAGGCCACCACCCACCCGCAGCGCTCCCTGCTGATGCGCGCGCTGGGCAGCGGCGACCACGTCGAACCCGACCTCTCCATCCGTGAAGTCCGGGCCGGCGACCGCTATTTGATCTGCTCCGACGGGCTCTCCGGCGTCGTCTCGCACCAGACGATGGAAGAGACCCTCGCCAGCTACCAGGGCCCGCAGGAGACGATCCAGGAGCTCATCCAGCTCGCCCTGCGCGGCGGTGGCCCGGACAACATCACCTGCATCGTCGCCGACGTCCTCGACGTCGACAGCAACGACACCCTGGCCGGGCGGCTCAACGACACCCCGGTCATCGTCGGCGCGGTCGCCGAGAACCAGGCCGCCCAGCTCAACGACGGCGGCGCGATGGAGACCCCCGCCGGACGCGCGGCCGGCCTCGGACGGCCCGTCCCACCGCCCGCGGGCGGCTTCGGCCCACCCGGAAGCGGTGACGGCCTCGGCTACGGCGGAATGCCGAACGGCTCCTTCGACGCGTACACCGACGACGACTTCATCAAGCCCGGCGGCGGCCGCAAGTGGCTGAAGAGGTCCCTGTACATCGTGCTCGCGCTGGCCGTCATCGGCGGCGGTGTGTACGGCGGTTACCGCTGGACCCAGAACCAGTTCTACGTGGGCGCCAGGAACGAACACGTCGCGCTGTTCCGCGGCATCAGCCAGGACCTCGCGTGGGTCTCGCTCTCGAAGGTCGAGAAGGACCACCCCGAGATCGAACTCAAGTACCTCCCGCCCTACCAGCGCAAGCAGGTCGAGGCGACCATCGCCGAGGGCAACCTGACGGACGCCCGCGAGAAGATCAGCGAGCTCTCGACCCAGGCATCCGCCTGCAAGAAGGACGCGCAGCGCCGCGCGGCCGAGGCGGAGAGCAAAGCCCGCACCGGCGAGGGCGAAGCCGGCGGCACGGGCTCGGAGGTCACCAAGACGTCCGCCCGGTCCGACGCCACCAAGACCAACCCGGCCACAGCGACTCCCACTCCCGGCCCCAGCCTCTCGGAGGAAGAGCAGAGGCTGGTCCCGCAGTGCGGTAAGCAGTAA
- a CDS encoding FtsW/RodA/SpoVE family cell cycle protein has protein sequence MSVVTNTTTIGAIDAPSRRNTELGLMAFAIGISVFAYANVGLAIDGELPSGMLGYGLGLILLGGVAHLVVRKFAPYADPLLLPLATLLNGLGLVLIWRLDQSPRLIQRAKSLFGAFSPDAPKQLMYSAIGVALFVVVLMVLKDHRILQRYTYISMAVALVLLILPVFFPAVNGAKIWISLGPFSIQPGEFAKIIIAVFFSGYLMVKRDALALASRRFMGLYLPRGRDLGPILVIWGLSILILVFETDLGTSLLFFGLFVIMLYVATERTSWIVFGLLMSAAGAVGVATFESHVQQRVDAWMDPFACYTTDGACQQIGDAIMSFGSGGTLGTGWGQGNSDLIGFAANADFILSTVGEELGLAGMMAVLLIYGLIVERGVRTALAARDPFGKLLAIGLSGAFAIQVFVVAGGVMGLIPLTGMTMPFLAAGGSSVIANWALIGILIRISDTARRPAPAPAPSSDAEMTQVVRP, from the coding sequence ATGAGCGTTGTCACCAATACGACCACGATCGGCGCGATCGACGCGCCGAGCCGTCGCAACACCGAGCTGGGCCTGATGGCTTTCGCCATCGGGATCTCGGTGTTCGCGTACGCCAATGTGGGCCTTGCCATCGACGGCGAGCTCCCCTCCGGCATGCTCGGATACGGGCTAGGCCTGATCCTGCTCGGCGGCGTCGCCCACCTCGTGGTGCGCAAGTTCGCTCCGTACGCGGATCCGCTGCTGCTGCCGCTGGCGACCCTGCTCAACGGGCTGGGGCTGGTGCTGATCTGGCGCCTGGACCAGTCACCTCGGCTCATCCAGCGGGCCAAGTCGCTGTTCGGCGCCTTCAGCCCCGACGCACCCAAACAGCTGATGTACTCCGCGATCGGCGTCGCCCTGTTCGTCGTCGTACTGATGGTGCTCAAGGACCACCGCATCCTGCAGCGCTACACGTACATCTCCATGGCCGTGGCACTGGTACTGCTGATCCTGCCGGTGTTCTTCCCTGCGGTGAACGGCGCCAAGATCTGGATCAGCCTCGGCCCGTTCTCCATCCAGCCCGGCGAATTCGCGAAGATCATAATCGCGGTCTTCTTCTCCGGCTATCTCATGGTGAAACGAGACGCGCTGGCTCTGGCCAGCCGCCGCTTCATGGGTCTGTACCTGCCCCGCGGCCGCGACCTCGGACCGATCCTCGTGATCTGGGGACTGTCGATCCTGATCCTGGTCTTCGAGACGGACCTCGGCACATCCCTGTTGTTCTTCGGCCTCTTCGTGATCATGCTGTACGTCGCCACGGAACGGACCAGCTGGATCGTCTTCGGTCTCCTGATGTCCGCGGCGGGGGCGGTCGGTGTGGCCACGTTCGAGTCGCACGTCCAGCAGCGCGTCGACGCCTGGATGGACCCGTTCGCCTGCTACACGACCGACGGCGCCTGCCAGCAGATCGGTGACGCCATCATGTCCTTCGGGTCGGGCGGCACGCTCGGCACCGGCTGGGGCCAGGGCAACTCCGACCTGATCGGCTTCGCCGCCAACGCCGACTTCATCCTCTCCACCGTCGGCGAAGAGCTCGGCCTCGCCGGAATGATGGCCGTCCTGCTGATCTACGGTCTGATCGTCGAGCGCGGTGTGCGCACCGCTCTCGCCGCCCGCGACCCGTTCGGCAAGCTCCTCGCGATCGGTCTCTCCGGCGCCTTCGCGATCCAGGTCTTCGTCGTCGCCGGCGGTGTCATGGGACTCATCCCGCTGACCGGTATGACGATGCCGTTCCTCGCAGCCGGTGGTTCGTCCGTGATCGCCAACTGGGCTCTGATCGGCATCCTGATCCGGATCAGCGACACCGCACGCCGCCCCGCACCGGCCCCTGCTCCTTCCTCCGATGCCGAGATGACCCAGGTGGTCCGACCGTGA
- a CDS encoding penicillin-binding transpeptidase domain-containing protein: MNKPLRRIAIFCGVLILALLVRTNYLQYVRADELNTRDENRRVRIERYAHERGDIIVDGKAITGSAVTKGSDFKYKRVWKNGPMWAPVTGYSSQAFDASQLESLEDGILTGNDDQLFFDRTLSMFTGEKKQGGNVVTTLNAAAQKAAFQGLGDKKGAVAAIDPQTGAILALASTPSYDPSTFAGNSDTDTKAWQKLLKDKDKPMLNRALRETYPPGSTFKVVTAAAALENGLYTDIDGKTDSPLPYRLPQVSTVLQNEGNIPCENASLREALRMSCNTVFGKISDDLGNQKMMDEAGKFGFNKEIFTPVRADASIYPKDNRPQNAMAGIGQASNRATPLQMAMVAAAVANDGKLMQPYMVAERQAPNLDVIYTHEKEQLSQPLSGENAQKLQQMMETVVKSGTGTNALIDGVTVGGKTGTAQHGLNNSEKPYAWFISYAKTDSGSPVAVAVVVEDSQANRDDVSGGGLAAPIARDVMKAVIDNK; the protein is encoded by the coding sequence GTGAACAAGCCCCTGCGCCGGATCGCGATCTTCTGCGGCGTCCTCATCCTCGCCCTGCTCGTGCGGACCAACTACCTGCAGTACGTCCGCGCCGACGAGCTGAACACCCGCGACGAGAACCGCCGCGTCCGCATCGAGCGGTACGCCCATGAGCGCGGCGACATCATCGTCGACGGCAAAGCGATCACCGGTTCGGCCGTGACCAAGGGCAGCGACTTCAAGTACAAGCGGGTCTGGAAGAACGGCCCCATGTGGGCGCCCGTCACCGGGTACTCCTCGCAGGCCTTCGACGCCTCGCAGCTCGAAAGCCTCGAGGACGGCATCCTCACCGGCAACGACGACCAGCTCTTCTTCGACCGCACCCTCTCGATGTTCACGGGCGAGAAGAAGCAGGGCGGCAACGTCGTCACCACCCTCAACGCGGCCGCCCAGAAGGCCGCCTTCCAGGGGCTGGGCGACAAGAAGGGTGCCGTCGCCGCGATCGACCCGCAGACCGGCGCCATCCTGGCCCTCGCCAGCACCCCCTCGTACGACCCCTCGACTTTCGCGGGCAACTCCGACACGGACACCAAGGCCTGGCAGAAGCTCCTGAAGGACAAGGACAAGCCGATGCTCAACCGGGCATTGCGCGAGACCTACCCGCCCGGCTCGACCTTCAAGGTCGTCACCGCCGCCGCGGCCCTGGAGAACGGCCTCTACACCGACATCGACGGCAAGACGGATTCCCCGCTGCCTTACCGGCTCCCGCAGGTGAGCACCGTCCTGCAGAACGAGGGCAACATCCCTTGCGAGAACGCCTCGCTCCGGGAAGCACTGCGGATGTCCTGCAACACCGTCTTCGGCAAGATCAGCGATGACCTGGGCAACCAGAAGATGATGGACGAGGCCGGCAAGTTCGGCTTCAACAAGGAGATCTTCACCCCGGTCCGCGCCGACGCGAGCATCTACCCGAAGGACAACCGGCCGCAGAACGCCATGGCGGGCATCGGCCAGGCGTCCAACCGCGCCACTCCGCTGCAGATGGCCATGGTCGCCGCCGCGGTCGCCAACGACGGCAAGCTCATGCAGCCGTACATGGTCGCCGAGCGGCAGGCTCCCAACCTCGACGTCATCTACACCCACGAGAAGGAGCAGCTCAGCCAGCCCCTCTCGGGTGAGAACGCGCAGAAGCTCCAGCAAATGATGGAGACCGTCGTCAAGAGCGGCACGGGAACCAACGCCCTCATCGACGGCGTCACTGTCGGCGGCAAGACCGGTACCGCCCAGCACGGTCTGAACAACAGCGAGAAGCCGTACGCCTGGTTCATCTCGTACGCGAAGACCGACAGCGGCTCCCCGGTCGCAGTGGCCGTAGTGGTCGAGGACAGCCAGGCCAACAGGGACGACGTCTCCGGTGGCGGCCTCGCCGCACCGATCGCCCGGGATGTGATGAAGGCGGTCATCGACAACAAGTAG